TTGAGGCACTTGGTGATGTGGACGTGATAGCACCAGCTGTTAAAAAAGGCAACAAAGTTTTACTTGACTGGCTAAACAATGAGATCATTGAGCTTGGAAAAGAAAATTTCTTCCACAAAGACTATGATGCTACACTAAAACCGATCTATGGTGACAGCGTCAATCCAGAATCACTTGTCGTTGAAGGCGGCAAACTATAAAATTTAATGGCGTAAATCTTTACGCCATCTCTCTATCTTTTAAATTTAACAAATATACTTGTAAAGTTTTTTGCCGGTAGGTTACAAGGACGGATATCTTACATACCTGAGCAGCAAGCTAGTAGATGAACCCTTGCAACAATGAACTGAACGCCGATATTAGATATACTACTTGTGGATTTAAATTGCATTATCCACATGAAGGTTCAAAAAAGCTAAGGCGCATGTTTTTGATAAATTTAAATTACAGATAGTATGTATGCAGAGAAAAAATCCGCGAAAGCTAGGCGAGAAAGATACAACTTAGTTTTTAAATGTTTAAATAAAATTTTAAAAAGCATGTTGGAGTAAATTTAGCCCAAAATGTATTTGTAAGCTACATTAAGCTCTTAAGCAAATTTGTCACTTTTTGCTCGATCTCTTCTAAGAATTCCTTGCTCTTAGCTTCAAATCTAGTAACGATAACTGGCGTTGTGTTTGACGCACGCACCAGTGCCCAGCCATTTTCAAACTGAATTCTTATGCCATCAATGTCGATGATATTTTTTATCTTTGGCAGGTCGCAACCCTCGTTTTTCACGCACTCTTTTAGCTTAGCAACTATCTTAAATTTAGCCTCGTCAGTCGTCTTTATCTTGATCTCATCGGTGCTAAAGACAAGTGGCATCTTATCAAGCTCGCCGTCAAGATCAAAGCCTTTATGTACTAGCTCAAGCACCCTCATCATCGCATAAAGCGCATCATCAAAGCCAAAATAGCGCTCTTTAAAGAAAATATGTCCGCTAACTTCAGCCGCGAGATCTACGTTTAGCTCTTTCATCATCTTTTTGATGTTGCTGTGTCCAGTCTTACCCATGAAAACTTCGCCAATTTTTGCGATCTCATCATACATATTTTGTGAGCATTTTACTTCGCCAAGCACCTTTGGATGTTTCATATTTAGCGCATAAAGATAGGCTAGCTCATCGCCTTTTATATCTCTTTTTGGAGTTATCACGGCGATCCTATCGCCATCTCCGTCAAAGCCAAATCCAAGGTCAAATTCTTTCTTTTCGATGAGCGAAAATATCTCTTTTAAATTCTCTTTTTCGCTTGGATCTGGGTGGTGATTTGGGAAATTTCCGTCTGGATCTTCATATAAAATTTTCGCATTTAGTCCAAGCGCCTTGACGATAGGCACCAAGCTCACGCCAACAGCGCCATTTGCGCAGTCGATGACAAAAGGCTTTTTGAAATTCTTAAGCTCACTAAATTCTTTTACAAAAAACTCAACGTATTTTTCTAAGATGTTAAATTTCTCACAGCTCTCATCGTCTGCTATTTGCTCACAAGAGGCGATTATCTCGTTCACTTTATCTTTTAAAATTTGCAGATCTTTGCCAAAAAAACTATCTTTTTTGATAGTAATCTTAAAGCCGTTATAATCTTTTGGATTGTGAGAGCCCGTGATCATGATGTTTGCGTCAAAATAATCAGCATAAACGCTAAAGTAGCCAACAGGAGTTGGTAGCAAGCCGATATTGTAAATTTTAAAGCCACCAGCCTTGTTTAGACCGCTTAGCAGGTATCTAAAAAGTGTGCTAGCACTTAGCCTTGCGTCAAAGCCAATGCTTAAAGTTTTCACGCCAAATTCGTTAAATTTCTTACCCAAAGCAAGCCCTATAGCCTTGACGCTGTCCTCTGTCAAGTCTTTTTCAAAAATGCCGCGGATGTCGTATTCTCTAAAAATTTCATCATATTTCATTGTAAATTCTCCCTAAAAGAATGCAAAAATAATACAAGAATAAATTTAAAAAGGAGTAAATAATTTTATAAATTTAGTGATGTTAAATTTAAATATAAATTCGAGCTAGAAAAGGCTCTAGCTCGAAAAGGGCTGCTACATCATGCCGCCCATGCCACCCATTCCGCCCA
The DNA window shown above is from Campylobacter concisus and carries:
- a CDS encoding phosphomannomutase/phosphoglucomutase, which encodes MKYDEIFREYDIRGIFEKDLTEDSVKAIGLALGKKFNEFGVKTLSIGFDARLSASTLFRYLLSGLNKAGGFKIYNIGLLPTPVGYFSVYADYFDANIMITGSHNPKDYNGFKITIKKDSFFGKDLQILKDKVNEIIASCEQIADDESCEKFNILEKYVEFFVKEFSELKNFKKPFVIDCANGAVGVSLVPIVKALGLNAKILYEDPDGNFPNHHPDPSEKENLKEIFSLIEKKEFDLGFGFDGDGDRIAVITPKRDIKGDELAYLYALNMKHPKVLGEVKCSQNMYDEIAKIGEVFMGKTGHSNIKKMMKELNVDLAAEVSGHIFFKERYFGFDDALYAMMRVLELVHKGFDLDGELDKMPLVFSTDEIKIKTTDEAKFKIVAKLKECVKNEGCDLPKIKNIIDIDGIRIQFENGWALVRASNTTPVIVTRFEAKSKEFLEEIEQKVTNLLKSLM